In Lotus japonicus ecotype B-129 chromosome 5, LjGifu_v1.2, one genomic interval encodes:
- the LOC130719259 gene encoding pectinesterase/pectinesterase inhibitor PPE8B-like yields the protein MAAPNYSNKHYVIYMKRGVYNEIVNIGKNKWYLKMVGDRMDLTIISRSLRYNQNLSTYYTATFGVDGKGFIAQRISFRNTAWHEYHQVVAVRSVANLSIFDQCEIFGYQDNQYVYSQWQFYTNCKIRGTLDFIFGHASEAFQYCTILVKKGLPTQKNTITAQDRTSSSLASAFSFQFCNISADLDLLPFVCSISTYLGRPRKQYSRVAGMQSYMSDVLSLEGWLEWNSSLYLDTLYYVEYNN from the exons ATGGCAGCCCCGAACTATAGCAACAAACACTATGTTATCTACATGAAAAGAGGAGTTTACAATGAGATTGTTAACATCGGTAAGAATAAGTGGTACTTGAAAATGGTTGGAGATCGTATGGATCTCACTATCATCTCTAGAAGCTTGAGGTACAATCAGAATTTGAGCACATACTACACAGCTACATTTG GTGTCGATGGAAAAGGGTTCATAGCACAACGCATATCCTTCAGGAACACTGCATGGCATGAATATCATCAAGTCGTCGCTGTGAGATCAGTAGCTAACCTTTCTATCTTTGACCAATGTGAGATTTTCGGTTACCAAGACAACCAATATGTCTATTCGCAGTGGCAGTTCTACACAAATTGCAAAATCAGAGGCACATTGGATTTCATATTTGGACACGCCTCTGAGGCTTTTCAATACTGCACTATATTGGTCAAGAAAGGATTGCCAACACAAAAGAACACTATCACGGCCCAAGATAGAACAAGCTCAAGCCTAGCATCAGCATTCTCCTTCCAGTTCTGCAATATATCGGCAGATTTGGACCTTCTACCCTTCGTTTGCTCCATATCCACATACCTTGGAAGACCACGGAAGCAATATTCTAGAGTTGCTGGCATGCAATCCTACATGAGTGATGTGTTGAGTCTTGAAGGATGGTTAGAGTGGAATAGTTCATTGTATTTGGACACATTGTACTACGTTGAGTACAATAATTAA
- the LOC130719260 gene encoding probable pectinesterase/pectinesterase inhibitor 32, translating to MLHAYCTHAGTNDVHPVSVSHQSSSKGQGELPPWVDLRDLHSIRGLPNVVFAADGSGEFSRIMDALELQSELSGEIFGYQDNQYSYSQQQFYTNCKIRGSMNFIFGHASAAFQYCIILVKKGLSTQNNTITSQDRTSSSLASAFSFQFCNISADLDLLPFVGSISTYLGRPWKQYSRVGGMQSYMSDVLSLEGWLECNSSLYLDTLYCVEYNNYGSGARLDRRVKWQGFHVINDFRPAWKFTVFELIMEEQWLPSTRVPFIPGLRD from the exons ATGTTGCACGCATACTGCACGCATGCAGGCACAAATGACGTGCATCCTGTTTCAGTTTCACATCAGTCCAGCAGCAAGGGCCAGGGCGAACTTCCTCCGTGGGTTGATCTTAGGGACTTGCATTCAATTAGGGGTCTTCCTAATGTTGTTTTTGCTGCTGATGGGAGTGGAGAATTTAGTAGAATCATGGATGCA CTTGAGTTACAATCAGAGCTTTCCGGTGAGATTTTCGGTTACCAAGACAACCAATATTCCTATTCGCAGCAGCAGTTCTACACAAATTGCAAAATCAGAGGCTCAATGAATTTCATATTTGGACACGCCTCTGCGGCTTTCCAATACTGCATTATATTGGTCAAGAAAGGATTGTCAACACAAAACAACACTATCACTTCCCAAGATAGAACAAGCTCAAGCCTAGCATCAGCATTCTCCTTCCAGTTCTGCAACATATCAGCAGATTTGGACCTTCTACCCTTCGTTGGCTCCATATCCACATACCTTGGAAGACCATGGAAGCAATATTCTAGAGTTGGTGGCATGCAATCCTACATGAGTGATGTGTTGAGTCTTGAAGGATGGTTAGAGTGTAATAGTTCATTGTATTTGGACACACTGTACTGCGTTGAGTATAATAACTATGGATCAGGAGCTAGGCTAGATAGACGGGTTAAATGGCAAGGCTTCCATGTGATCAATGATTTTAGGCCAGCTTGGAAATTCACGGTATTTGAACTCATCATGGAGGAACAATGGTTACCTTCAACCAGAGTACCCTTCATTCCTGGACTAAGGGACTAA